Part of the Synergistes jonesii genome is shown below.
GGCGAGGAGCGCGCCGTCGGGGAGCCTGAGAGCGACGGCGACGAAGAGATAATAGCCCTCGATTCGTGGGAGGACGAGATAGACCTCGCCCCGATGATATGGGAAGCGCTGATAACCTCTCTGCCCTGCGGACTGCTCTGCCGCCCGGACTGCCGCGGCCTCTGCCCGCAGTGCGGCGCCAATCTGAACGAGGCTCCCTGCGGCTGTAAAAAAGACGCCGGCGACCCGCGCTTCGACGTTTTAAAAAATTTTATGCGGGGAAAGGGAAATGATACTGCTAAAAATCAAAAATAGTGATAGAATTGACCAGTTGGATATATTCCGGCTGACCGTCACCGCCGGTCATCATACAACGCCAGGCTTCATTTAAGGAGGGACATGCAAGATGGCAACACCGAAGAGAAGGGTATCCCACGCGCGCACGCACAACCGCAAGGCCCACTGGCTCGCCGGCCTCAGCGCGCCGGAGCTCACGATCTGCAAGCACTGCGGCGAAACTATCCAGACGTACCGCGCCTGCCCGGCATGCGGCTACTACAGAGGCCGCCAGGTGCTCAAGATCGCGGAGGAAAAGACGAAGGATTAGCTATCTTTCCGTATAACGGAGGAAAAATCAGGACGGCGCCGCCGTCCTTTTTTATTATTTTTTCGCTTACACGCTTAATAATTGGAAATTATCATATTTAACAGCCTCCAAAAGCTTCGGAAAACGAAATTTTACTATTGACAATGAAAGGCGATTATAATATCTTATTCCTTGGTGTTATGACCAGCTCTTAAATGCGGCGAAAGGATCGTGCGATGCGCTCGGAAGGCAGAAAAAAAAGGCACAAACAGCTCGTGAAGCTCATTGAGACAAACCCGCTCCTGACCGACGAGGAGATATCTTCGGCCCTCGGCGTGAGTTTGAGCACGGTGCGTCTCGACAGGGGGCTGCTCGCCATCCCCGAGCTGCGCGAGCGCACGCGCCTGATGGCCGAGCACGCGACGAGCCGCCTCAAGTCGCTGCGCGCCGAAGAAGTAGTCGGCGAACTTATAGGGCTGGAGCCAAACAACTGGGCGCTCTCAACGCTCATGCCGACGCCCGATATGGCCTTCCGCACGACGGAGCTCGTCGGCGACTACTACATTTACGCGCAGGCCGCGTCTTTAGCCATCGCGACGATCGACGCCGAAATGGTCGTAGTAGAGGCGGCGCGCCTCAAATTCTGCGGCCCCTCTTACCTCGGAGAGAAAATCATAGCACGATCAAAAGCAGGAACTCACAAAGACAATAGATATGTCGTAAGCGTCCATTCGCGCATAGGAGAGAGAGAAATATTCGTCGGCCGCTTCGTGGTGGCCGCCGTCGACGCTTACGGCAGCGAGAAAGTGGAGGACGGAACATGCTGATAGCACTTGACGCGATGGGCGGGGACCATGCTCCGGAGGAGCCGTGCAAAGGCGCGATTCTTGCATGCAGGGAAAAACCGCATCTTTCGATCGCCCTCATCGGCGACAGCGAAAAAATAAGACCTTTTGTCGAAAAGGCGGAGAAAAGCGTACGCTCGCGTCTGGAGATAGTCCACACGACAGAAGTCATAACGGGCAGCGATTCTCCGTCGCTCTCCATAAGGAGGAAGAAGGGATCGAGCCTTGTGCTGGGCTTTGAGATGGTGCGCTCGAAAGAAGCCGACGGCATCGTCTCCTCCGGCAATACGGGCGCGATAGCGGCGGGGGCCGTGCTGCTGCTCGGAAGGATACCCGGCATCGACAGGCCGGCGCTCGGCGCGCTGCTCCCCGTCGTCAACCGCAAGACGATACTGATGGACGTGGGCGGCACGGTGCACTGCAAGCCGATAAACCTGATGCAGTTCGCGCAGATGGGAACGATTTACATGAAGCTTTTCATCGGCGTGGAAAATCCGTCGGTCCGCCTGCTCTGCAACGGAGAGGAGGCGACGAAGGGCGACGAGACGATCGCGGCGGCGCGCGAAATGATAGAGAAAAGCTCGATGAACTATCAGGGCTACGCCGAGGGCAAGGACATACCGGCCGGCATCTCGGACGTCGTCATATGCGACGGCTTCACCGGCAACGTGCTGATAAAGTTCGCCGAAGGAGTCGGCGAGCTGCTGAACAGCCAGTTCAGAGAAGAGTACACGCATCATCTGCTTCCAAAGGTAGGGCTCTTCTTCATGTGGCCGGCGATGAAGCGCGTGATGGGGCGCTTCGACTGGGAAAAGTACGGCGGCGCGCCGGTGCTCGGCGTAAACGGCAGCGTCGTCAAGGTGCACGGACGTTCGCGCGCGAACGCGATATCGCACGCGATAACGGGAGCGGCGAATTTCATCGAACGCAGCGGCGTCGATAGAATAAGAGAGGCAATAGAATCGGGTATAGAAAATGGCAATAATTAAAGGCATACCGGTCAGGATAGCCGGAACGGGGAAATATATCCCGGAAAAAGTGATGACGAACGCGGATTTTGAAAAAATAATGGAAACGAGCGACGAATGGATCAGAGAGCGCACGGGCATAAAGGAACGCCACTTCGCCGCTGAGGGCGAAAACTGCTGCGACCTGGCCGCGAAGGCGGCGCTCGCGGCGCTCGACGACGCCGG
Proteins encoded:
- the rpmF gene encoding 50S ribosomal protein L32 gives rise to the protein MATPKRRVSHARTHNRKAHWLAGLSAPELTICKHCGETIQTYRACPACGYYRGRQVLKIAEEKTKD
- the fapR gene encoding transcription factor FapR, whose translation is MRSEGRKKRHKQLVKLIETNPLLTDEEISSALGVSLSTVRLDRGLLAIPELRERTRLMAEHATSRLKSLRAEEVVGELIGLEPNNWALSTLMPTPDMAFRTTELVGDYYIYAQAASLAIATIDAEMVVVEAARLKFCGPSYLGEKIIARSKAGTHKDNRYVVSVHSRIGEREIFVGRFVVAAVDAYGSEKVEDGTC
- the plsX gene encoding phosphate acyltransferase PlsX, giving the protein MLIALDAMGGDHAPEEPCKGAILACREKPHLSIALIGDSEKIRPFVEKAEKSVRSRLEIVHTTEVITGSDSPSLSIRRKKGSSLVLGFEMVRSKEADGIVSSGNTGAIAAGAVLLLGRIPGIDRPALGALLPVVNRKTILMDVGGTVHCKPINLMQFAQMGTIYMKLFIGVENPSVRLLCNGEEATKGDETIAAAREMIEKSSMNYQGYAEGKDIPAGISDVVICDGFTGNVLIKFAEGVGELLNSQFREEYTHHLLPKVGLFFMWPAMKRVMGRFDWEKYGGAPVLGVNGSVVKVHGRSRANAISHAITGAANFIERSGVDRIREAIESGIENGNN